From the genome of Hymenobacter cellulosilyticus, one region includes:
- a CDS encoding DMT family transporter: MSLILYYFTLQKMPLATAVTIQYLAPIFTAVLGIFIVRETVQPWQWLFFLISFLGVLVVEGVDTRVDPFYLGLGVASAVFAGFSYNSIRKLKGKEDPLVVVFYLPMVALPVAAVYCLFDWVQPQGWDWFWLLLTGLFTQGAQLCMTKAYQAERLSSVANLNYIGILYAVGLGLLFFNETFPVVSYGGMALVLLGVGLNTWYTSRKAVAMPVAPTEEVVA, from the coding sequence TTGTCGCTGATTCTGTACTACTTCACCTTGCAGAAGATGCCGCTGGCCACGGCCGTTACCATTCAGTACCTGGCTCCGATTTTCACGGCCGTGCTGGGCATATTCATCGTGCGCGAAACCGTGCAGCCCTGGCAGTGGCTGTTCTTCCTGATTTCCTTTCTGGGTGTGCTGGTGGTTGAAGGCGTGGATACACGCGTCGACCCATTTTACCTGGGCCTGGGAGTGGCCTCGGCTGTATTTGCCGGGTTTTCCTACAACTCCATCCGTAAGCTCAAGGGTAAGGAAGACCCGCTGGTGGTGGTCTTCTACCTGCCGATGGTGGCCCTGCCCGTAGCAGCCGTCTACTGCCTCTTCGACTGGGTGCAGCCCCAGGGCTGGGACTGGTTCTGGCTGCTGCTCACGGGTCTATTTACCCAGGGAGCCCAGCTTTGCATGACCAAAGCTTACCAGGCTGAGCGGCTCTCGAGCGTGGCCAACCTGAACTACATCGGTATTCTGTACGCCGTCGGCCTGGGCTTGCTGTTCTTCAACGAGACGTTCCCGGTGGTTTCATACGGGGGCATGGCCTTGGTGCTATTAGGCGTTGGGCTCAATACCTGGTATACCAGCCGAAAGGCAGTAGCCATGCCGGTGGCGCCCACTGAGGAAGTCGTAGCCTAG